The genomic segment CGTCCATGCCCATCATCGGCTGCGCCATGACGGATGAAGTCATGCGCCAGCTCAATCTCTCCTGGAATGTTTTTCCTGTGCGGGTGGAAGAGAAGATGGAGATGGATGAGCTCTTTGCCCATGCGGTGGAAAAGGCCGTGGAGGCGGGCTACCTGCGCCGGGGCGAGCTGGTGATCATGGTAGCGGGCATTCCCCTGGGCTTTGCCGGGACGACGAATATCATCAAAGTGCATATTGTGGAATAAACGCGCTGCCCGATAAACCAAAACTCCCCTCCAAGCATATGATAAAAGCAAGGAGGGGAGTTTTTTGCGGTTTAATCAGCTGAGAAAGAAAGAGGTCATCAACGTCTGCGAGGGGCGCAGCCTTGGCTACATATGCGATTTGATTTTTGATGAGTGCAAGGGGCATATCCATGCCATTGTCGTGCCCGGAAGCTGTGGGCTGCGCGGCATGTTCCAGCACCGGGACTACGTGATTCCATGGAAAGATATCTGCAAAATTGGGGACGACGTGATTTTGGTCGAGATCGATATGGCAACTTGCGAGATCATTCATTGAGTATGCGCCGCTTTTTGTGCTATAATAACCCCGAAAGCGCATATTCGGCGCGGCTTCTCTCGCGCAAGGCGGAAAAATATGATAGAATGAAGCTGCTGTGTTCCGAAGAAAAAACAAAGCGATGCAAGAGGTGGAATTATGAGGTGTATTTATTGCGGACACCAGGAGAGCAAGGTAGTCGATTCCAGGCCGCTGGATGAAGGGGTTTCCACGCGCCGGCGCAGAGAATGCCTGAAATGCGGCAGAAGATTCACGACGTATGAGAAGGCAGAGCAAGTGCCCGTGATGGTCGTCAAAAAGGATGGCAGCCGCCAGGCCTTTGATATCGATAAAATCAAACGGGGCATTATGAAGGCCTGCGAAAAGCGCAATGTCTCTATCGATACCATCGATGCCATGGCGCTGGAAATCGAAAACCAGGTGCAGAACCGGGTGGAGCAGGAAGTGCAGGCGCAGGATATCGGCGATATGGTGATGGAATCGCTCAAAAAGGTGGACGAGGTGGCTTACGTCCGCTTCGCTTCGGTTTACCGGGAGTTTAAAGACATCAGCACTTTCATGAGCGAGCTTAAAAAACTGGTGGCAGAGAAATAGCGCGAGGATCTCGCGGCAAAGAGCAGAAGGGGATTTCATTTTATTATGGCATATGCAGATAAGGTGCAAAGAGGCTTTTTGGAGCGGCAAAAAGACGGCGTCATTTTCTATACGATTCCATCCTTCGAGGCACTGGGAATCCGCCATGGGTTCACTTCCCGCATTGGCGGTGTGAGCGACGGCCCCTTCTCTTCTTTGAACTTGAGCTTTAAGCGCGATCCCTCGCCGGAGCGCGTCCGGGAAAACTTCCGGCGCGCGGCAGGAGCCATGGGAATGCGGGCAGAAGAGCTGGTGGTCTGCAACTACGAGCATGGCAATCAGGTGGAGTTTGTGGATGAGCGCCATCACGGCATGGGAATTTTCCGGGAAAACGAGCTGCCAAAGTGCGACGGCGTCTGCGTGACGGCGCCGGGAACAGCGGGCGTGAGCCTGCATGCAGACTGCAACTCGCTTTTCTTTCTGGATAAAAAGCTGCGGGCGGCGTCGGTTTGCCATGCGGGCTG from the Christensenellaceae bacterium 44-20 genome contains:
- a CDS encoding YlmC/YmxH family sporulation protein translates to MRFNQLRKKEVINVCEGRSLGYICDLIFDECKGHIHAIVVPGSCGLRGMFQHRDYVIPWKDICKIGDDVILVEIDMATCEIIH
- the nrdR gene encoding transcriptional regulator NrdR, which encodes MRCIYCGHQESKVVDSRPLDEGVSTRRRRECLKCGRRFTTYEKAEQVPVMVVKKDGSRQAFDIDKIKRGIMKACEKRNVSIDTIDAMALEIENQVQNRVEQEVQAQDIGDMVMESLKKVDEVAYVRFASVYREFKDISTFMSELKKLVAEK
- a CDS encoding polyphenol oxidase family protein; this encodes MAYADKVQRGFLERQKDGVIFYTIPSFEALGIRHGFTSRIGGVSDGPFSSLNLSFKRDPSPERVRENFRRAAGAMGMRAEELVVCNYEHGNQVEFVDERHHGMGIFRENELPKCDGVCVTAPGTAGVSLHADCNSLFFLDKKLRAASVCHAGWKGTLSGIARTAVQKLQSLGIAPDEILVGIGPSICGHCYEIQEDVAGLFEPEYPAAVLRGGEGIHLDLWAVLLAQFENLGIPPKNITLSGLCTYDNSERFFSHRRDHGKTGAMGSFIAL